A stretch of Gorilla gorilla gorilla isolate KB3781 chromosome 9, NHGRI_mGorGor1-v2.1_pri, whole genome shotgun sequence DNA encodes these proteins:
- the MMP12 gene encoding macrophage metalloelastase, producing the protein MKFLLILLLQATASGALPLNSSTSLEKNNVLFGERYLEKFYGLEINKLPVTKMKYSGNLMKEKIQEMQHFLGLKVTGQLDTSTLEMMRAPRCGVPDVHHFREMPGGPVWRKHYITYRINNYTPDMNREDVDYAIRKAFQVWSNVTPLKFSKINTGMADILVVFARGAHGDFHAFDGKGGILAHAFGPGSGIGGDAHFDEDEFWTTHSGGTNLFLTAVHEIGHSLGLGHSSDPKAVMFPTYKYVDINTFRLSADDIRGIQSLYGDPKENQRLPNPNNSEPALCDPNLSFDAVTTVGNKIFFFKDRFFWLKVSERPKTSVNLISSLWPTLPSGIEAAYEIEARNQVFLFKDDKYWLISNLRPEPNYPKSIHSFGFPNFVKKIDAAVFNPRFYRTYFFVDNQYWRYDERRQMMDPGYPKVITKNFQGIGPKIDAVFYSKNKYYYFFQGSNQFEYDFLLQRITKTLKSNSWFGC; encoded by the exons agatacTTAGAAAAATTTTATGGCCTTGAGATAAACAAACTTCCAGtgacaaaaatgaaatatagtGGAAActtaatgaaggaaaaaatccaAGAAATGCAGCACTTCTTGGGTCTGAAAGTGACCGGGCAACTGGACACATCTACCCTGGAGATGATGCGTGCACCTCGATGTGGAGTCCCCGATGTCCACCATTTCAGGGAAATGCCAGGGGGGCCCGTATGGAGGAAACATTATATCACCTACAG GATCAATAATTACACACCTGACATGAACCGTGAGGATGTTGACTACGCAATCCGGAAAGCTTTCCAAGTGTGGAGTAATGTTACCCCCTTGAAATTCAGCAAGATTAACACAGGCATGGCTGACATTTTGGTGGTTTTTGCCCGTGGAG CTCATGGAGACTTCCATGCTTTTGATGGCAAAGGTGGAATCCTAGCCCATGCTTTTGGACCCGGATCTGGCATTGGAGGGGATGCACATTTCGATGAGGACGAATTCTGGACTACACATTCAGGAG GCACAAACTTGTTCCTCACTGCTGTTCACGAGATTGGCCATTCCTTAGGTCTTGGCCATTCCAGTGATCCAAAGGCCGTAATGTTCCCCACCTACAAATATGTTGACATCAACACATTTCGCCTCTCTGCTGATGACATACGTGGCATTCAGTCCCTGTATG GAGACCCAAAAGAGAACCAACGCTTGCCAAATCCTAACAATTCAGAACCAGCTCTCTGTGACCCCAATTTGAGTTTTGATGCTGTCACTACCGTGGGAAATAAGATCTTTTTCTTCAAAGACAG GTTCTTCTGGCTGAAGGTTTCTGAGAGACCAAAGACCAGTgttaatttaatttcttccttatgGCCAACCTTGCCATCTGGCATTGAAGCCGCTTATGAAATTGAAGCCAGaaatcaagtttttctttttaaag ATGACAAATACTGGTTAATTAGCAATTTAAGACCAGAACCAAATTATCCCAAGAGCATACATTCTTTTGGTTTTCCTAACTTTGTGAAAAAAATTGATGCAGCTGTTTTTAACCCACGTTTTTATAGGACCTACTTCTTCGTAGATAACCAGTATTGGAG GTATGATGAAAGGAGACAGATGATGGACCCTGGTTATCCCAAAGTGATTACCAAGAACTTCCAAGGAATTGGGCCTAAAATTGATGCAGTCTTCTACTCTAAAAACA aataCTACTATTTCTTCCAAGGATCTAACCAATTTGAATATGACTTCCTACTCCAACGTATCACCAAAACACTGAAAAGCAATAGCTGGTTTGGTTGTTAG